A genomic segment from Dermatobacter hominis encodes:
- a CDS encoding peroxiredoxin, producing MLGTGDIAPDFTLPDQTGTERTLSDLLADGPVVLFFYPKAMTTGCTKESCHFRDLASEFAAVGAQRIGISADKVDKQAEFDQKHSLGYPLLSDTSKAVADQFGVKRSLLPMNKRATFVIDTDRRILAAISSETNMDVHADDALRVLRERVG from the coding sequence ATGCTCGGCACCGGCGACATCGCCCCGGACTTCACGCTGCCCGACCAGACGGGGACGGAGCGCACGCTGTCGGACCTGCTGGCCGACGGCCCGGTCGTCCTGTTCTTCTACCCGAAGGCCATGACGACCGGCTGCACGAAGGAGTCGTGCCACTTCCGGGACCTCGCCTCGGAGTTCGCGGCCGTCGGGGCGCAGCGCATCGGCATCTCGGCGGACAAGGTGGACAAGCAGGCGGAGTTCGACCAGAAGCACTCGCTCGGGTACCCGCTGCTCTCGGACACGTCGAAGGCGGTCGCCGACCAGTTCGGCGTGAAGCGGTCGCTGCTGCCGATGAACAAGCGGGCCACGTTCGTGATCGACACCGACCGCCGGATCCTCGCTGCGATCTCGTCCGAGACGAACATGGACGTCCACGCCGACGACGCGCTGCGCGTGCTCCGCGAACGCGTGGGCTGA
- a CDS encoding PEP/pyruvate-binding domain-containing protein — protein MDEPPVLPLDSPRAADGATAGGKAAGLARSLAAGLPVPDGFVVLASADLDDAGAGIPAVRDAYRAMGERVHVAVRSSAVGEDGAADSFAGAHDTVLDVVGADDVVAAVRACRASAASERAVAYRDAKGIVGEPRVAVVVQRMVAATSAGVLFTQDPMGSGGPVIEAVAGRGDVVVGGEASPDPAALTPARREALLALGRRAEAVFGGPQDVEWAIDDDGTPWLLQSRPITALAEAAETSAESGGAQLGPPGGRPPEVLVRGLGASPGVASGIVRVLRAPEDADRLDDGEVLVAPTTSPAWVPAMVRAAAIVTDVGGITSHAAIVARELGVPCVVGTVDGTRRLRDGEPVAVDGSRGLVVRPDGPLAAD, from the coding sequence GTGGACGAGCCTCCGGTCCTCCCGCTCGACTCGCCCCGCGCCGCCGACGGCGCGACGGCCGGTGGCAAGGCGGCGGGGCTGGCGCGATCGCTCGCAGCCGGGCTCCCGGTCCCCGACGGCTTCGTCGTGCTCGCGTCGGCCGATCTCGACGACGCGGGCGCAGGGATCCCCGCGGTCCGGGACGCGTACCGGGCGATGGGGGAGCGCGTGCACGTGGCCGTCCGCTCGTCGGCCGTCGGCGAGGACGGCGCGGCGGACTCGTTCGCCGGGGCGCACGACACCGTGCTCGACGTCGTCGGCGCCGACGACGTGGTCGCCGCGGTCCGGGCCTGCCGGGCGTCGGCCGCGTCGGAGCGGGCGGTGGCCTACCGGGACGCGAAGGGCATCGTCGGGGAGCCGCGGGTGGCGGTCGTCGTGCAGCGGATGGTCGCGGCGACCTCCGCCGGCGTGCTGTTCACACAGGACCCGATGGGGTCGGGCGGCCCGGTGATCGAGGCGGTGGCCGGGCGCGGCGACGTGGTGGTCGGCGGCGAGGCGTCGCCCGATCCGGCGGCGCTGACGCCCGCCCGGCGGGAGGCGCTGCTGGCGCTCGGCCGCCGCGCCGAGGCCGTGTTCGGCGGGCCGCAGGACGTCGAGTGGGCGATCGACGACGACGGCACGCCGTGGCTCCTGCAGTCCCGGCCGATCACGGCCCTCGCCGAGGCCGCCGAGACCAGCGCCGAGTCCGGCGGCGCTCAGCTCGGGCCGCCCGGCGGGAGGCCGCCCGAGGTGCTCGTCCGGGGCCTCGGCGCGTCACCGGGCGTGGCGTCGGGGATCGTGCGCGTCCTGCGCGCCCCCGAGGACGCCGACCGGCTCGACGACGGCGAGGTGCTCGTGGCCCCGACGACCAGCCCGGCGTGGGTGCCGGCGATGGTGCGGGCCGCGGCGATCGTGACCGACGTGGGCGGCATCACCAGCCACGCCGCGATCGTGGCCCGGGAGCTCGGCGTGCCGTGCGTGGTCGGCACCGTCGACGGCACGCGACGGCTGCGCGACGGGGAGCCCGTCGCGGTCGACGGCTCGCGTGGCCTCGTCGTCCGGCCCGACGGGCCGCTGGCTGCCGACTAG
- a CDS encoding alpha/beta fold hydrolase: MTTFPPAVHHTLSGKHSPDGPGGEPIQLAVHELGDGAGRPPVVFSHGFPELAYSWRYQLPAVADAGFRAIAPDQRGYNRSSAPEAIEAYGLGQLCGDLADLLDALEIDKAVFVGHDWGGFVVWAMPVLFPERCAGVVGICTPYTPFPGTPFLRSMFPDDDDMYMLWFQQPGVAEAVMDQHPRKVFEKLMVGGIDPEVLLEMGTARAEGMSFNPFKDLDSVPDLGEPIATDDEIDVYAEAFGRTGFRGGINWYRNIDANAAAYPDVGTRPLELPTLMICSEWDPALPPALAANMPNMCGDLEMATVPRAGHWVQQEEPETVNDLLIDWLTRRFA, translated from the coding sequence ATGACGACCTTTCCGCCTGCGGTCCACCACACGCTGTCCGGGAAGCACTCACCCGACGGTCCCGGCGGCGAACCGATCCAGCTCGCGGTGCACGAGCTCGGCGACGGCGCCGGGCGCCCGCCGGTCGTCTTCAGCCACGGGTTCCCCGAGCTCGCGTACTCCTGGCGCTACCAGCTGCCTGCGGTGGCCGACGCGGGGTTCCGGGCGATCGCACCCGACCAGCGCGGCTACAACCGCTCGAGCGCGCCCGAGGCGATCGAGGCCTACGGGCTCGGCCAGCTCTGCGGCGACCTCGCCGACCTGCTCGACGCCCTCGAGATCGACAAGGCCGTGTTCGTCGGCCACGACTGGGGCGGGTTCGTCGTCTGGGCCATGCCGGTGCTGTTCCCCGAGCGCTGCGCAGGCGTCGTCGGCATCTGCACGCCCTACACGCCGTTCCCGGGCACGCCGTTCCTCCGTTCGATGTTCCCGGACGACGACGACATGTACATGCTGTGGTTCCAGCAGCCCGGCGTCGCCGAGGCCGTGATGGACCAGCATCCGCGCAAGGTCTTCGAGAAGCTGATGGTGGGCGGCATCGACCCCGAGGTCCTGCTCGAGATGGGCACGGCGCGGGCCGAGGGGATGAGCTTCAACCCCTTCAAGGACCTCGACTCGGTGCCGGACCTCGGCGAGCCGATCGCCACCGACGACGAGATCGACGTCTACGCCGAGGCGTTCGGGCGGACCGGCTTCCGCGGCGGCATCAACTGGTACCGCAACATCGACGCCAACGCCGCGGCCTACCCCGACGTCGGCACCCGCCCGCTCGAGCTGCCGACGCTGATGATCTGCTCCGAGTGGGACCCGGCGCTGCCACCGGCGCTCGCCGCCAACATGCCGAACATGTGCGGCGACCTCGAGATGGCGACCGTGCCCCGGGCCGGGCACTGGGTCCAGCAGGAGGAGCCCGAGACCGTCAACGACCTGCTGATCGACTGGCTCACCCGCCGCTTCGCCTGA
- a CDS encoding glycoside hydrolase family 2 TIM barrel-domain containing protein: protein MPAGSVLRPEWWRDPELTSWNRLGSRAPLVPYPDVEAARSHDPAASPWWRSLDGEWGFTGFDRPEDVTPASLLGPDPDAAPGAPTTMVVPGAWTLQGFSSPHYTNVVMPFAGDPPDVPDRNPTGVYVRTVSVPREWRGRRTVLRVGAAESVVVAFVDGVAVGLGTDSRLASEFDLTDHVRPGRRCTIALVVVRWSAQTWVEDQDQWWHGGIQRSVTLHSTAPDHLARVELVPGLEPGPTASAVGTLDVRIDVDGPCTRAVDAGPATVEVHVETERGRRLATTGPLDVPAWNGASEVTQLVSAMFVRPGHVTARLEVPGIEPWSAESPTRYRAVVTLRGPGPDGRAHETVEVAALRTGFRRVEVRDRQLLVNGEPVLLHGVNHHEHDPERGRAVSRELTRTDLCLMKAHNLNAVRAAHYPHDEHFAELCDELGLYVVDEADVESHGRQDSLCHDPRYARTIVERVERMARRDVHHPSVIIWSLGNESGDGPPHDEAAAFLRRFDPSRPVQYEGPLMHDLRAAAPVTDVICPMYSSIDEIVDRAGWSGDDRRPLILCEYSHAMGTSNGSLADYWAAFRSTPGLQGGFIWEWLDHGIPLPGRSERREVGDALVAGPVWGYGGDFGDAPNDGNFICDGLVSADRVPHPAMAEVAHVGRPVHVEPADAAAGRFRATNHRHFTDTSDLRCSWELLVDGAVADRGRLEVEPIGPGRSRALRVPFDRRPLRGATEAFLTVRWHQRRATPWAGAGHVVAAEQLAVPVQGTAAPRSERRRLAAGTAVRPEPPAELAWTPTLTRALTDNDAIQTSWMRPYSERLQRWSELGLLDATWEPGPDRRRTRSGSEVVTSTGVLRLRGSSDGEPVEREVEVHRRELVGPADGWGHLAVTLTLPAELVDVPRIGITTVLPGSFDDLEWYGDGPHESYPDRRASVTVGRWRSTVAEQYVPLAFPQEHGHHTGLRWLALREARTGGDGRGESATGALTGLLVVADGELGFSARRHSDADLAAATHSDELPHDGALTHLAIDAGQRGLGTGSCGPDALERYRLGAGRHRIGVWLRWFDARREDPAALARLVLG, encoded by the coding sequence GTGCCCGCCGGCAGCGTCCTGCGACCGGAGTGGTGGCGGGATCCGGAGCTGACGTCGTGGAACCGCCTCGGCAGCCGCGCGCCGCTGGTGCCGTACCCCGACGTCGAGGCGGCCCGCTCCCACGACCCCGCTGCGAGCCCGTGGTGGCGGTCGCTCGACGGCGAGTGGGGCTTCACCGGCTTCGACCGTCCCGAGGACGTCACGCCCGCATCGCTGCTCGGGCCCGACCCCGACGCCGCGCCCGGTGCGCCGACGACGATGGTCGTGCCCGGGGCATGGACGCTCCAGGGCTTCTCCTCGCCGCACTACACGAACGTGGTCATGCCGTTCGCGGGCGATCCGCCCGACGTACCCGACCGCAACCCCACGGGCGTCTACGTCCGGACCGTGTCCGTGCCCCGGGAGTGGCGCGGCCGCCGGACCGTGCTGCGGGTCGGTGCGGCGGAGTCGGTCGTCGTCGCCTTCGTCGACGGCGTGGCCGTCGGCCTCGGGACCGACAGCCGCCTGGCGAGCGAGTTCGACCTGACCGACCACGTCCGCCCCGGCCGCCGCTGCACGATCGCTCTCGTCGTCGTCCGGTGGTCGGCGCAGACCTGGGTCGAGGACCAGGACCAGTGGTGGCACGGCGGCATCCAGCGCAGCGTCACGCTCCACTCGACCGCACCCGACCACCTCGCCCGGGTGGAGCTGGTGCCCGGCCTCGAGCCGGGACCGACGGCGAGCGCCGTCGGCACGCTCGACGTGCGGATCGACGTCGACGGCCCGTGCACGAGGGCGGTCGACGCGGGCCCGGCCACCGTCGAGGTGCACGTCGAGACCGAGCGCGGCCGGCGCCTCGCCACGACCGGCCCGCTCGACGTCCCGGCGTGGAACGGCGCGTCCGAGGTGACGCAGCTCGTGTCGGCCATGTTCGTCCGGCCCGGCCACGTGACCGCCCGCCTCGAGGTGCCGGGCATCGAGCCGTGGTCGGCGGAGTCGCCGACCCGGTACCGGGCCGTCGTCACGCTGCGCGGTCCGGGACCCGACGGTCGTGCGCACGAGACGGTCGAGGTGGCGGCGCTGCGGACCGGCTTCCGCCGCGTCGAGGTCAGGGACCGCCAGCTGCTCGTCAACGGCGAGCCCGTGCTGCTCCACGGAGTCAACCACCACGAGCACGACCCCGAGCGGGGCCGGGCGGTCAGCCGCGAGCTCACCCGGACCGACCTGTGCCTGATGAAGGCGCACAACCTCAACGCCGTGCGCGCCGCCCACTACCCGCACGACGAGCACTTCGCCGAGCTGTGCGACGAGCTGGGCCTCTACGTGGTCGACGAGGCCGACGTCGAGTCGCACGGCCGGCAGGACTCGCTCTGCCACGACCCGCGCTACGCGCGGACCATCGTCGAGCGCGTCGAGCGCATGGCCCGGCGCGACGTCCACCACCCGAGCGTGATCATCTGGTCGCTCGGCAACGAGTCGGGCGACGGCCCGCCCCACGACGAGGCCGCGGCGTTCCTGCGGCGCTTCGACCCGAGCCGGCCGGTGCAGTACGAGGGCCCGCTCATGCACGACCTGCGGGCTGCGGCGCCGGTGACCGACGTGATCTGCCCGATGTACTCGTCGATCGACGAGATCGTCGACCGGGCCGGCTGGTCGGGCGACGACCGCCGCCCGCTGATCCTGTGCGAGTACTCGCACGCGATGGGCACCTCGAACGGCTCGCTCGCCGACTACTGGGCGGCGTTCCGCTCCACGCCCGGGTTGCAGGGCGGGTTCATCTGGGAGTGGCTCGACCACGGCATCCCGCTGCCGGGCCGCTCCGAGCGACGGGAGGTGGGCGACGCCCTCGTCGCGGGCCCTGTGTGGGGGTACGGCGGCGACTTCGGCGACGCGCCGAACGACGGCAACTTCATCTGCGACGGCCTGGTGTCGGCCGACCGGGTGCCGCACCCGGCGATGGCCGAGGTGGCCCACGTCGGCCGGCCGGTGCACGTCGAGCCGGCCGATGCCGCCGCGGGCCGGTTCCGTGCGACGAACCACCGTCACTTCACCGACACGTCGGACCTCCGCTGCTCGTGGGAGCTCCTCGTCGACGGCGCCGTCGCCGACCGGGGACGGCTCGAGGTCGAGCCCATCGGACCCGGTCGGTCGAGGGCGCTGCGCGTGCCGTTCGACCGGCGCCCGCTGCGCGGCGCGACCGAGGCCTTCCTGACCGTGCGCTGGCACCAGCGCCGGGCCACGCCGTGGGCGGGGGCGGGCCACGTCGTGGCCGCAGAGCAGCTCGCGGTGCCGGTGCAGGGGACCGCGGCCCCGCGATCCGAGCGTCGTCGCCTGGCGGCCGGCACCGCCGTGCGGCCCGAGCCGCCGGCCGAGCTGGCGTGGACGCCGACCCTGACGCGGGCGCTCACCGACAACGACGCGATCCAGACCAGCTGGATGCGCCCGTACTCCGAGCGGCTGCAGCGCTGGTCCGAGCTCGGCCTGCTCGACGCCACGTGGGAGCCGGGTCCCGACCGCCGGCGCACGCGCTCGGGCTCCGAGGTCGTCACGTCGACCGGCGTGCTGCGCCTGCGCGGGAGCAGCGACGGCGAGCCCGTCGAGCGCGAGGTCGAGGTCCACCGACGCGAGCTCGTCGGGCCGGCCGACGGCTGGGGCCACCTCGCGGTGACGTTGACGCTGCCGGCCGAGCTGGTGGACGTGCCCCGGATCGGGATCACGACCGTGCTGCCCGGCTCGTTCGACGACCTCGAGTGGTACGGCGACGGGCCGCACGAGAGCTACCCGGACCGCCGGGCGTCGGTGACGGTCGGCCGGTGGCGCTCGACGGTCGCCGAGCAGTACGTGCCACTCGCGTTCCCGCAGGAGCACGGCCACCACACCGGGCTGCGGTGGCTCGCCCTGCGCGAGGCGCGCACCGGCGGCGACGGTCGCGGCGAGTCTGCGACCGGTGCGCTGACCGGCCTCCTCGTCGTCGCCGACGGCGAGCTCGGCTTCTCGGCCCGGCGGCACTCCGACGCCGACCTGGCCGCGGCCACGCACTCCGACGAGCTGCCCCACGACGGCGCGCTGACGCACCTGGCGATCGACGCCGGCCAGCGCGGCCTCGGGACCGGGTCCTGCGGCCCGGACGCCCTCGAGCGGTACCGGCTCGGGGCCGGCCGGCACCGGATCGGCGTGTGGCTGCGCTGGTTCGACGCTCGGCGCGAGGACCCCGCCGCGCTCGCCCGCCTCGTCCTGGGCTGA
- a CDS encoding dienelactone hydrolase family protein, translated as MVEFPSNGSSAQGWFAPSATGSGPGILVIQEWWGLVPHIQEVVDRFASEGFTALAPDLYHGEATTEPDEAGKLMMALNLEQAAKDLRGAIAFLKGSEATSSEGVGVVGYCMGGGLALVVACNEPQDVVACAPYYGLIPWEGAAPDYSKLSGPVHGHYAENDDFFSPALAKALETELRETHGKDAVLEVHPDVDHAFFNDHRPEVHSPEEADKAFAETVAFFRRTVR; from the coding sequence ATGGTCGAATTCCCCTCGAACGGCTCCAGCGCGCAGGGCTGGTTCGCCCCGTCGGCCACCGGCTCCGGCCCGGGCATCCTGGTCATCCAGGAGTGGTGGGGGCTCGTGCCCCACATCCAGGAGGTCGTCGACCGGTTCGCGTCCGAGGGCTTCACCGCCCTTGCCCCCGACCTGTACCACGGCGAGGCCACGACCGAGCCCGACGAGGCCGGGAAGCTCATGATGGCCCTCAACCTCGAGCAGGCGGCCAAGGACCTCCGCGGCGCGATCGCCTTCCTGAAGGGCAGCGAGGCCACGAGCAGCGAGGGCGTCGGCGTCGTCGGCTACTGCATGGGCGGCGGGCTGGCGCTCGTCGTCGCGTGCAACGAGCCGCAGGACGTCGTGGCCTGCGCCCCCTACTACGGGCTGATCCCGTGGGAGGGCGCCGCGCCCGACTACTCGAAGCTGTCCGGCCCGGTGCACGGCCACTACGCGGAGAACGACGACTTCTTCTCGCCGGCGCTCGCCAAGGCGCTCGAGACGGAGCTGCGGGAGACCCACGGCAAGGACGCCGTGCTCGAGGTGCACCCCGACGTCGACCACGCCTTCTTCAACGACCACCGGCCCGAGGTGCACTCGCCCGAGGAGGCCGACAAGGCGTTCGCCGAGACGGTCGCGTTCTTCCGCCGCACCGTCCGCTGA
- a CDS encoding sigma-70 family RNA polymerase sigma factor has translation MERPDPALQIDVSTATAVQKGQSPHTQPIDRAARSRRRSSGADDPIGLYLEEIGKHPLLTPQGEQALARTIADGRAAQAELDERGAPGAAEPLTAAERRKLRTRIKAGRDATELFINSNLRLVVSVAKRYQASGVPLLDLVQEGNLGLIRAVEKFDAEKGFRFSTYAVWWIRQFISRGIAASRSTVKLPSRANDELLRIREMTTMLEQANGRPPRPEELAEAAGLTEERVIELLRVGADPVSLSGPVGEDGAELGDFVEDPTARQAVEGMASRLLPSELDHILSVLDEREREILELRFGFGDGEPQSVAQVAVLVGLSRERIRQLEHRALAKLMHPSWRAMRSLLAEV, from the coding sequence ATGGAACGGCCCGATCCGGCGTTGCAGATCGACGTGAGCACCGCCACGGCAGTCCAGAAGGGGCAGTCCCCCCACACCCAGCCGATCGACCGCGCTGCGCGGTCCCGTCGGCGTTCCTCCGGCGCCGACGACCCGATCGGTCTCTACCTCGAGGAGATCGGCAAGCACCCGCTCCTGACCCCCCAGGGCGAGCAGGCGCTCGCCCGCACGATCGCAGACGGTCGCGCCGCCCAGGCCGAGCTCGACGAGCGCGGCGCCCCGGGCGCGGCCGAGCCGCTGACGGCCGCCGAGCGCCGCAAGCTCCGCACCCGGATCAAGGCGGGTCGTGACGCGACCGAGCTCTTCATCAACTCGAACCTCCGCCTCGTGGTCTCGGTCGCCAAGCGCTACCAGGCCTCCGGCGTCCCGCTGCTCGACCTGGTCCAGGAGGGCAACCTCGGCCTGATCCGAGCGGTCGAGAAGTTCGACGCCGAGAAGGGCTTCCGGTTCTCCACGTACGCCGTCTGGTGGATCCGCCAGTTCATCTCCCGGGGCATCGCCGCGAGCCGCTCCACCGTGAAGCTGCCGTCCCGCGCCAACGACGAGCTGCTGCGCATCCGCGAGATGACGACGATGCTCGAGCAGGCCAACGGCCGCCCGCCCCGCCCCGAGGAGCTGGCCGAGGCCGCCGGCCTCACCGAGGAGCGCGTGATCGAGCTGCTCCGCGTCGGCGCCGACCCGGTCTCGCTGTCGGGTCCCGTCGGCGAGGACGGCGCCGAGCTCGGCGACTTCGTCGAGGACCCGACCGCCCGCCAAGCGGTCGAGGGCATGGCCTCGCGGCTGCTGCCCTCGGAGCTCGACCACATCCTGTCGGTGCTCGACGAGCGCGAGCGGGAGATCCTCGAGCTGCGCTTCGGCTTCGGCGACGGCGAGCCGCAGTCGGTCGCCCAGGTGGCCGTGCTGGTCGGGCTCTCCCGGGAGCGCATCCGCCAGCTCGAGCACCGGGCCCTGGCCAAGCTCATGCACCCGTCCTGGCGGGCCATGCGCAGCCTCCTCGCGGAGGTCTGA
- a CDS encoding glycosyltransferase family 4 protein: MRVLVITNDLPPQVGGIQYYVDRLARGLVAAGDEVTLYGSTPRSGTAAEDWRAHDEAAPFDVIREPTSVLLPTPRVLRHAESLVRSVGAEVVVFGATVPLAFMGGALLRRTGVPNVCWTHGLEVSAVRMPGSGPVLRRIGRSTSAITYVSHWCRDLLSPAFGPDVPSELLPPGIDPAEYHPGVDGSAVRGRHGLGDRPVVVCVSRLVARKGQDQLIRALPELRRRVPGTALLVVGGGPHREALEALAREQGVADHVVFTGIVDEDELPAHYAAGDVFAMPCRERRGGFEVEAFGIVFIQAQAVGVPVVAGDIGGVPDAVGADDADGGGLLVDGTDLGAVTDAVARLLEDRTLARLLGEQGARRVAAGFTWPARTDQLRQLLARSVAGTRA; encoded by the coding sequence GTGCGCGTCCTCGTCATCACCAACGACCTGCCACCGCAGGTCGGTGGCATCCAGTACTACGTCGACCGGCTGGCCCGCGGGCTCGTGGCCGCGGGCGACGAGGTCACCCTCTACGGCTCGACGCCCCGGTCCGGCACGGCCGCCGAGGACTGGCGGGCCCACGACGAAGCCGCCCCGTTCGACGTCATCCGGGAGCCGACGTCGGTCCTGCTGCCGACGCCCCGCGTCCTGCGCCACGCCGAGTCGCTCGTGCGGAGCGTCGGCGCGGAGGTCGTCGTGTTCGGGGCGACGGTCCCGCTGGCGTTCATGGGCGGGGCGCTCCTGCGTCGCACCGGGGTGCCGAACGTGTGCTGGACCCACGGGCTCGAGGTGTCGGCGGTGCGGATGCCCGGCAGCGGGCCCGTGCTGCGCCGGATCGGTCGCAGCACGTCGGCCATCACCTACGTGTCGCACTGGTGCCGGGACCTCCTGTCGCCGGCGTTCGGCCCCGACGTCCCGTCCGAGCTGCTGCCGCCGGGGATCGACCCGGCGGAGTACCACCCCGGGGTCGACGGCTCGGCGGTGCGCGGGCGCCACGGCCTCGGCGACCGCCCGGTCGTGGTCTGCGTGTCGCGGCTCGTGGCGCGCAAGGGCCAGGACCAGCTGATCCGCGCGCTGCCCGAGCTCCGGCGCCGGGTGCCCGGCACCGCGCTGCTCGTCGTGGGCGGCGGGCCGCACCGGGAGGCGCTCGAGGCGCTGGCGCGCGAGCAGGGGGTCGCCGACCACGTCGTGTTCACCGGCATCGTGGACGAGGACGAGCTGCCGGCGCACTACGCGGCCGGCGACGTCTTCGCCATGCCGTGCCGGGAGCGTCGGGGCGGCTTCGAGGTCGAGGCGTTCGGCATCGTGTTCATCCAGGCCCAGGCCGTCGGGGTGCCGGTCGTGGCCGGGGACATCGGCGGCGTGCCCGACGCGGTGGGGGCCGACGACGCCGACGGCGGGGGGCTGCTCGTCGACGGGACCGACCTCGGGGCGGTGACCGACGCGGTGGCCCGCCTGCTCGAGGACCGCACGCTCGCCCGCCTGCTGGGCGAGCAGGGCGCCCGGCGCGTGGCCGCCGGCTTCACGTGGCCGGCTCGGACCGACCAGCTGCGGCAGCTCCTCGCCCGGTCGGTCGCCGGCACCCGCGCCTGA
- a CDS encoding tyrosine-protein phosphatase — protein sequence MPHSHLRPGLARDGIVNLRDLGGTPAADGMVVQPGLLIRADALQRCSADNVRALHAHGVRRVIDLRDDAERDEDGVFTVVDGLPIEVHHVPVVDPAYVWEVEGVELDQVLAHRYEDILTAFGDRFRAAVELVATSDGGVAYHCAVGKDRTGLLTLLLLGALGSPRDVIVDDYVRSARVNVLQVARLRVVGHRYGRASDDDVAVGAWSARPETMHATLDLLEREHGGVLGYLRDAGVDDEVVATLRARLLGPPGDGAAPDPA from the coding sequence GTGCCGCACTCGCACCTCCGCCCCGGGCTGGCCCGCGACGGGATCGTCAACCTGCGCGACCTCGGCGGCACGCCCGCGGCCGACGGCATGGTGGTGCAGCCGGGGCTGTTGATCCGCGCGGATGCCCTGCAGCGCTGCTCGGCCGACAACGTGCGGGCGCTGCACGCCCACGGCGTGCGCCGGGTCATCGACCTCCGCGACGACGCCGAGCGCGACGAGGACGGCGTGTTCACCGTCGTCGACGGGCTGCCGATCGAGGTGCACCACGTGCCCGTCGTCGACCCGGCCTACGTGTGGGAGGTCGAGGGCGTCGAGCTCGACCAGGTCCTGGCGCACCGCTACGAGGACATCCTCACGGCGTTCGGCGACCGCTTCCGCGCCGCGGTCGAGCTGGTCGCCACCTCCGACGGCGGCGTCGCCTACCACTGCGCCGTCGGGAAGGACCGCACGGGCCTGCTCACCCTCCTGCTGCTCGGCGCGCTCGGCTCGCCCCGGGACGTGATCGTCGACGACTACGTCCGCTCGGCCCGGGTCAACGTCCTGCAGGTCGCACGCCTGCGTGTCGTCGGCCACCGGTACGGCCGCGCGTCCGACGACGACGTGGCGGTCGGCGCCTGGTCGGCGCGCCCCGAGACCATGCACGCCACCCTCGACCTCCTCGAGCGCGAGCACGGCGGAGTGCTCGGCTACCTGCGCGACGCGGGCGTGGACGACGAGGTCGTGGCAACGTTGCGGGCACGGCTGCTCGGACCGCCGGGCGACGGGGCCGCCCCGGACCCCGCCTGA
- a CDS encoding PGPGW domain-containing protein, giving the protein MAEPSTPEPTPHDVARPDRPERRESRFGDIADELTAAVYEAERETGDRETSIEEVRRSLAMRGVRMVGGFVLIGIGVSLLVLPGPGWIMIIIGLSLLPFAWAERTIRTIRRKVPGVPEDGTIPARTWVVIGIVTVGAIVISFLFGEQIGSWIGDAWSSLWD; this is encoded by the coding sequence ATGGCCGAGCCGTCGACCCCCGAGCCGACCCCGCACGACGTCGCCCGACCGGACCGACCCGAGCGCCGGGAGTCGAGGTTCGGCGACATCGCCGACGAGCTGACGGCCGCCGTCTACGAGGCCGAGCGCGAGACCGGCGACCGCGAGACCTCGATCGAGGAGGTGCGCCGGAGCCTGGCCATGCGCGGCGTCCGGATGGTCGGCGGGTTCGTCCTGATCGGCATCGGCGTGTCGCTGCTGGTGCTGCCGGGGCCGGGCTGGATCATGATCATCATCGGCCTGTCGCTCCTGCCGTTCGCCTGGGCCGAGCGCACGATCCGGACGATCCGGCGCAAGGTCCCCGGCGTGCCCGAGGACGGCACGATCCCGGCCCGCACCTGGGTGGTCATCGGGATCGTCACCGTCGGCGCGATCGTGATCTCGTTCCTGTTCGGCGAGCAGATCGGCAGCTGGATCGGCGACGCCTGGTCGTCGCTCTGGGACTAG